From the Longimicrobium sp. genome, the window GATGAGCGGGCGCAGCAGCTCCCACTGCGAATCGGTCAAGTCTGTCGGATATCTGAGGCTAGTCATGCCAGCCGCATACACCGTCTACTTGTGCATGTTCGCACTTTGTTCGGTTATCTCAACACCCTCTCAGGATGACAGATGCGCACCAATGGCTTGGACGCGCATCCCGACTGGTGTGTACACCCTCTCCCGCTTGCGGGAGAGGGTGGCACGCGTGTCAGCGCGGCCGGGTGAGGGCCCCACGGCAGCCGAGGCCGCGCTCCTTCGCCGTTCGTATCGGTCGCGTCAACTCGGCCGCGCGAGGGCCCGCGCCACGACGCGGACCGCGGCCTGCGCGGCTTCGGCGGCCTCGCGGATGCGCCAGCGGCCCATGTCGCGGTTCTCGACGTGGTTGCTGACGGCCCGCAGCTCCAGGAACGGCACCTGGTAGATGGCCGCCACGTGCGCCAGCGCCGCACCCTCCATCCCCTCGCACACCGCGCCGAACCGCCCCGCCCGTTCGCGCCCCAGCGCGTCCGTCCCCGAGCAGGCCGACACGGTCACGAACGGACCGGTCCGCACGACCGTCCCGGCGTGCTCCAGGGCCGCCCGTGCGCGTTCCACCCGCACCGCGTCCAGCGGAAACTCGTTGAACTTCCGCGTCTCGCCCGTCTGCCAGAGCGGGATCCCGATCTCCTCCGTCGAAATCCATCCGCCCGGGGCCTCCACGCCCTCGTCGCCGTAGATGGCGCTCGTCGCCAGGGCGATGGAACCGATCTCCAGCCCCGAGCCCGGGTACGCGCCGCCGATCCCGAAGCCGATCACCCCCGACACGGCGCGCGTCTCCAGCAGGGCGGTCAGCGCGTGGGCGGCGTTGGTCTTTCCCATCCCCCCGGGAAGCAGGACGACGGGGGTTCCGTCCAGCCGCCCCGCCCACCCCGGCTTCCGCCCGACGAGCACGTCTTCCGCGCCGTCCAGTGCCGCGCGAAGGCGCTCGCACTCGAACGGAACGGAGCAGACCAGGGCCAGGGGAGCGGTGGATGCGGTCACGATCGCGCGGCAGGTTGCGTGGTTGGCGTACGGCCGGAATTTACGTGGCGCGCCGCGTGCCGGATACGGGATGGCCGCCCATTACCCCGGACATGCCGCGATGCGCCCCTTCGCCGTCCCGATCGCCTGCCTTGCCCTGGCCGCCTGCCCGGCGCCGCAGCAGCCCGTGCCGCCGCCCGCACCCGCGCCGGTGCAGGCGGGTCCGCCCGCGCCGCCCGCGATCGTGCAGGCGCAGAGCGTGTGGACACGCACCGCGGGGCTGGTGCTTCGGGGTGAAACAGGCGCCGTGACCCTGCCCTTCGTCTTCATGCGGATGGAGGTGCTGCGAGCAGACACGACGGCGCTGCTGGTGCGCTGCGTACACTGTCCCGGTGGGCCATTGGGCTGGCTGCCGCGCGAGAGCGTGGTGCACGTACCGCAGGAGGTCGCGACCGCCGCGGAGATGGAGCTGGCCGACTTCGCGCTGGCCGTCCGCGACGCCGCCCTCCGGCGTGACGTGCCGGCGCTGCGCCGGGCGATGTCGCGCGACCTCGTGCACACGCTGGGGCCCATCGACCCGGGCATCCTGGAAACGCTGGCCGAGTGGGAACGCGAGGGATACCGCTCGGTGGACCGCCTGCCCTTTCTGCTGGACCGCGGCATCGCCAGCGTCACGGGCACCGCCATCTGGGCGGCGCCGCCGGAATACGCCTCGGACCTGCGCTACAACGGCCTGCGCGCGGGCTTCCGCCGCGGGCGCGAGGGGTGGGAGTGGGTGTTCCTGGTCAGCGGCGGGATGTAAGGGGAAGTGCGTGAGTGGGTGAGTGCGTGAGTGCGAAAGTGCGAAAGTGCGCGGCCGGTGCGGCCCGAGTTGCCCGTGCTGAAACGGCCGAAGCGCAATCGAATTCTCCCCTCTCCGCATGCGCAGCATGCGGGGAGGGGCCGGGGGAGGGGCCTGCCGGGGCATGCGCCGCCGCAGATCGAAACGCACCAAACCCTCACGATCGCCCTCCCGTGCATCCGCCCGCCGCCACAGGCACCGGGCTGGCCAACTTCCGCCTGCTGACCGAGGCGAGAGCCAGCCGGCCACGCGCGCGGCGTGGTTCCTGCTAGCGCCCACTTGTGCCCCGCGCGCCCTTCGCGCGGCGGATGCGGACGGAAACAAAAGCGATGGCCCAACACTCCAAGAAGCAAACCGGCATCACCAGCGGCCCTCCGCCCGTGGTCGCTCCGGGCGAATCCGAGACGCTGCTCTCCGCGCCGCCAGCGCCCGCCACCCCGGCGACGGCGACGGCTGCGGCGCCCGTGCGCACGTCGCGTCCCGGGCGGATGCAGACGGACGACGCACAGCCGCCCGCGCATCACCGCCTGCTGGAGCGCGTGGTCGACGCGCGCTCGTATCCGTTCCTGCGCGTGATCGCCTACTACGTGTTGGTCTCGGCGCTGATGTCGCTGGCCGTGTACTACAGCCCCACCGTGCGCGAGGCCATCCTGTCGCCCGTGGCGCTGCCGCTGGAGCGGGGCGGAGACCTGGCGGCGGGCCCCGTGGGCGACTACGGCGCGCGCATTTCGCTGCAGGAAGCCGGGCAGCGCGCGCTGGGCACCGTGCTCGTCATCCTGGGCGCGCTGCTGCTGGTGGTGCCCGTGGCGTGGGTGTACATGCTCACCAAGCGCTTCCGGTACGACCCCGCGCTGGTGGCCTCGGTGATCATCCTGCCCATCGTGGTGGCGGGGATCGCGCTCGTCGTGAAGAACAGCATCGCCCTGGCCTTTGCGCTGGCCGGCATCGTGGCGGCCGTGCGCTTCCGCAACACGCTCGAAGACCCCCGCGACGCCGTCTACATCTTTCTGGTGATCGGCATCGGCCTGTCGTCGGGGGTGCAGGCGCTCGACGTGGCCCTGGCCATGTCGTTCGCCTTCAACCTGGTGGTGCTCACGGTCTGGAAGTTCAACGTGGGCTCCATCTACAGCGGCCGGTACGCGCGCACCGGCATCCTGTCGGTGGGCCCGCAGCGGCTGCTGATGGCGCAGGAGCCCGAGGCGCAGCGAACCGTGCGCAGGCGGATGCTGGACAAGGCCAGCGACGTGAAGACCGACGGCATCCTGCTGGTGCACAGCAGCCAGCCCGACGTGGCCCGCATGACGGTGCAGGAGGCGCTGGCCGACATGGCCAAGGACTGGCAGCTGGTAGACGTGGTGAGCCGCGACGACGGGATGAGCACGCTGGAATATCTCGTGCGGCTGAAGCGCAACGGGAGCGCCGCGGGAATCGTGGGCGCGCTCGACGAGCGCTGGTCGGAGCAGGTGGCCGCGGCGGAGTACGTTCCGTTCCGCGCGCGGCGCAAGAAGCGCAAGGGCCGCTGAGCCCCCCCGCGGGCTCGGCTGACGATATCCAAACCGAACGGCAGTGGTGATGAACGGCAGGACGATTTCGCGGCGCGCGGCCCGGCTGGGGTGCGCGGCCGCCATGCTGATGGGGGTTTCGGCGTGTGGCTCGCCCGTGGCCGGGCTGGGCCGCCTGGCCGGCGTGCTGGCGCCCGAAGACTCGGTGGTCCTCAACCTGGTGCTGATCGGCGACGCGGGCCTTCCCAACCCCGCCGGCGAGCCGGTGCTGAACGCGCTGCGCGACGAGATCGCCCCGGCGCCCGACCGCAGCTTCGTGGTGTTCCTGGGCGACAACCTCTATCCCGTCGGCCTGGGCGACACGGCGACGGCTGAGGGGCGCGAGGGGCTGCGCATCATCCGCGCACAGATGGCGCCCCTGCTGGAAACGGGAACGCGCGGCGTGTTCGTGCCGGGCAACCACGACTGGGCGCAGGGCGCCTCCGTCGGGCTGGAGCACGTCACCCGCCAGGCGCGCTTCATCAACGCCAACGGCGGCGGGCGGGTGACGATGGAGCCGCGCGACGGCTGCCCCGGCCCCGTGGTCCTGGACATCGACGGCGTGCTGCGGCTGATCCCCGTCGACACCCACTGGTGGCTGCACCCGTCGCAGAAGCCCGGTCCCGGCAGCCGATGCCGGCCGGCGACGGAGCAGGGCGTCATCGACTCGCTGCGCGTGGCCCTGGCCACGGCGGGCGACCTGCGCACGGTGGTCGTGGCGCACCACCCGCTGGTGAGCGGGGGGCAGCACGGCGGCTACTTCGACTGGCCCACGTACCTGTTCCCGCTGCACCCCTGGGCGCGCCTGGCCGGCCTCTTCGCCCGGCAGGACGTCACCGGCCGCGAGTACCGCCACATGGCCACGTCGCTGCAGCGCGCCTTCGTCGTCGACACGCCGATGGTGTACGCCGCCGGGCACGAGCACAACCTGCAGGTGTTCCGCCGCGAGCCCGCCAAGTACATGCTGGTCAGCGGCGGGGGCATCTACGGCCACACCACGCCCACGCGGCGCATCACCGGCATCCGCTACATCCGCGAGGCCAGCGGCTACCAGCGCATCTCCATCCTGGCGGACGGGCGCATGCGGCTGAGCGTGGTGGTGGTGAACGCCGACGGCAGCCGGCATGAAGACTACTCGCAGTGGCTGGACGTGCCGACCATCGAGCGTCCCCAACCCGATTCCACCGCGCCGCCGCCATCCGCCGCGACGGGGGGCGGCCGATGACGCCGCGCGGGCTCGCCGTTCTCCTCGCGATCGCCGCCCTCCCCGGGGCGGCTTTCGCGCAGGACAGCACCGTGGTGGTCCCCGGCCCGGAGTACGCCGCGGGCTCCACCCGCGCGTTCCTGCTGGGCACCAGCTACCGCGACCTGTGGACGACGCCCGTCCGCGTTCCCCTGCTGAACCTGGGCACCTTCGCGGGCGGGCTGACGCCCACGGAGCGCGGCGGTGGCAACCAGACCGTTTCGCTGCGCTTTCGCGGCGCGGACGGAAAGGAGTACGCCTTCCGCTCCGTCAACAAGCGGCAGTGGCGCGCCCAGGAGGCAGACCTCAAGGGCACCGTCGTCGGCCGCGTGCTGCAGGACCAGGTGAGCTCGCAGCAGCCCAGCGGCCTGGTCGTTTCCGGGCGATTGATGGACGCCACCGGCGCGCTGCACGTGGATCCCGTGCTGTTCGTGATGCCCAACGACCCGCGCCTGGGGGAGTACCGCCAGGAGTTCGCGGGGATGCTGGGGACGGTGGAGGAGCGCCCCGAGGCGCCGTGGGCCGGCGCGGCGGAGATCGAGGGCACCGACGACATGCTGGAGGCGCTGGAGGAAGGCCCGCGCAACCGCCTGGCCGACGAGGA encodes:
- a CDS encoding metallophosphoesterase family protein, with product MNGRTISRRAARLGCAAAMLMGVSACGSPVAGLGRLAGVLAPEDSVVLNLVLIGDAGLPNPAGEPVLNALRDEIAPAPDRSFVVFLGDNLYPVGLGDTATAEGREGLRIIRAQMAPLLETGTRGVFVPGNHDWAQGASVGLEHVTRQARFINANGGGRVTMEPRDGCPGPVVLDIDGVLRLIPVDTHWWLHPSQKPGPGSRCRPATEQGVIDSLRVALATAGDLRTVVVAHHPLVSGGQHGGYFDWPTYLFPLHPWARLAGLFARQDVTGREYRHMATSLQRAFVVDTPMVYAAGHEHNLQVFRREPAKYMLVSGGGIYGHTTPTRRITGIRYIREASGYQRISILADGRMRLSVVVVNADGSRHEDYSQWLDVPTIERPQPDSTAPPPSAATGGGR
- the mqnB gene encoding futalosine hydrolase, which codes for MTASTAPLALVCSVPFECERLRAALDGAEDVLVGRKPGWAGRLDGTPVVLLPGGMGKTNAAHALTALLETRAVSGVIGFGIGGAYPGSGLEIGSIALATSAIYGDEGVEAPGGWISTEEIGIPLWQTGETRKFNEFPLDAVRVERARAALEHAGTVVRTGPFVTVSACSGTDALGRERAGRFGAVCEGMEGAALAHVAAIYQVPFLELRAVSNHVENRDMGRWRIREAAEAAQAAVRVVARALARPS
- a CDS encoding DUF4956 domain-containing protein, translating into MAQHSKKQTGITSGPPPVVAPGESETLLSAPPAPATPATATAAAPVRTSRPGRMQTDDAQPPAHHRLLERVVDARSYPFLRVIAYYVLVSALMSLAVYYSPTVREAILSPVALPLERGGDLAAGPVGDYGARISLQEAGQRALGTVLVILGALLLVVPVAWVYMLTKRFRYDPALVASVIILPIVVAGIALVVKNSIALAFALAGIVAAVRFRNTLEDPRDAVYIFLVIGIGLSSGVQALDVALAMSFAFNLVVLTVWKFNVGSIYSGRYARTGILSVGPQRLLMAQEPEAQRTVRRRMLDKASDVKTDGILLVHSSQPDVARMTVQEALADMAKDWQLVDVVSRDDGMSTLEYLVRLKRNGSAAGIVGALDERWSEQVAAAEYVPFRARRKKRKGR